From a region of the Nitrospinota bacterium genome:
- a CDS encoding nicotinate phosphoribosyltransferase → MPFHTVDGEAIKAGKVTDVYFARTVEILRAKGIRKRCVAEVALKTRRPEWDFGVIAGQEEVAELLTGVPVDVRALPEGSFFKPDEPVAVLEGIYTDFAVFETALLGLLCQASGIATEAAHCKLAAGDKMVISFGARRMHPAIAPMIERNAFIGGCDGVSVVASAEMINEEPVGTIPHALILMLDGVAEATLAFHEVIDPTVRRVALVDTFDDEKFESLKVAEALGKDLWAVRLDTPGSRRGNLRQIIEEVRWELDLRGYEHVKIFLSGGISAKDIAEYSDIVDGFGVGTSISSAKVIDFSLDIVEIEGEPIAKRGKWSGRKEIIRCAACAARAVVPAGSIPDSCGCGGPVEPLLVDLIEGGRAVGPVEPPQAIRKRVLDQIGEHRKMEAPRAGR, encoded by the coding sequence ATGCCTTTCCACACGGTCGACGGCGAGGCGATAAAAGCCGGCAAGGTCACCGATGTTTACTTCGCCAGGACGGTGGAGATTCTCCGGGCCAAGGGGATTCGCAAACGGTGTGTGGCGGAGGTGGCCCTAAAGACCCGCAGGCCTGAATGGGACTTCGGGGTGATTGCTGGCCAGGAGGAGGTGGCAGAGCTTTTGACGGGCGTGCCCGTCGACGTGAGGGCCCTGCCCGAAGGGAGCTTCTTTAAGCCGGACGAGCCCGTTGCCGTCCTAGAAGGCATCTACACCGACTTCGCAGTCTTCGAAACGGCCCTGCTCGGTCTGCTCTGCCAGGCAAGCGGCATCGCGACCGAAGCGGCCCACTGCAAGCTCGCCGCTGGTGACAAGATGGTCATAAGCTTCGGGGCCCGCAGGATGCACCCTGCGATCGCTCCGATGATCGAGCGCAACGCCTTTATCGGCGGCTGCGACGGGGTGTCAGTGGTGGCCAGCGCCGAGATGATCAATGAGGAGCCCGTCGGAACCATCCCCCATGCCCTAATCCTCATGCTCGACGGGGTGGCCGAGGCCACCCTCGCCTTCCACGAAGTCATCGACCCAACCGTGCGCCGGGTCGCCCTGGTCGACACCTTTGACGACGAAAAGTTTGAGAGCCTGAAGGTGGCGGAGGCCTTGGGTAAAGACCTGTGGGCGGTACGTCTAGACACTCCCGGCTCCCGCCGGGGCAACCTGCGCCAGATTATTGAGGAAGTGCGCTGGGAGCTCGATCTTCGAGGCTACGAGCACGTGAAGATCTTTCTTTCGGGAGGGATTAGTGCCAAGGACATCGCCGAATATTCGGACATCGTGGACGGCTTCGGGGTGGGTACGTCGATCTCCAGCGCAAAGGTTATCGATTTTTCCCTTGATATAGTCGAAATCGAAGGCGAGCCGATCGCCAAGCGAGGGAAGTGGTCCGGCCGCAAAGAGATTATCCGGTGCGCCGCCTGCGCCGCTCGGGCAGTGGTGCCAGCCGGCAGCATACCGGATAGCTGCGGCTGCGGTGGGCCCGTCGAGCCTCTGCTCGTTGACCTCATCGAGGGCGGCCGCGCCGTGGGGCCCGTCGAGCCGCCCCAGGCGATCCGCAAACGGGTCTTGGACCAGATAGGGGAGCATCGCAAGATGGAGGCGCCGCGTGCGGGTCGCTGA